The DNA sequence CGGTCGCCACATGGACGCCGTCGGCGGTGAAGAAACGGCCGGTGGCGCTTCCGCGGCCGTCGGCCACCGAGAGCGCCTCCTGGGTGTAGAGAAGCCAGCCGCCCAGCGTCGCGGGCCGGTGGAACCACATGGCGTGGTCGAGGCTCGCGGTGACGAGCCCCTCATCGGCCCACGCCAGTCCGAGCACTCGCAGGACGGGCTCGAGGATCGTGTAGTCGCACACGTAAGCGAGGGCGGCCGCGTCACGCTGTGTCTGGCTGAGTCCGTCGACCGGACGCAGCGCGTCGAAGGGTCGGATCCACACCGCCTGGTGGGGCGTGCGCCGGCCGTCCGCCGTGAGGTAGACGGGGTCGGGAGCGTGGCGGATGTCGAAGCCTCGCCCGAGGGCCCAGTAGGTCAGTGCGTCGTCGCGGACCGCGCCCGCGTCTCGTGACGCGAGGTGCGCCTGTGACGTCGAGACCGAGTCGGGTCCCGGGGCGGGAGGCATCGCCGGCTGGAAGCCGCCGCCGGGAGCTGCGGTGGCGAAGCTCGCCAGGCACACGAACACGGGCTTGCCGTGCTGGAAGCCGCGCACGTGGCGTGCGCTGTAGCCACGCCCGTCGCGCAGCAGTTCGACCTCGTAGCGGACCTGGGCGCCGATGTCGACAGGCCGCAGGAAGTAGGCGTGCGTCGAGTGGATCGACTTGCCGTCGGTGACCGTGCGCGTCGCGGCGACCAGCGCCTGCGCGACCATGTCCCCGCCGTAAGCCTTGGGCCATGGGCACCGGCCCGTCGTGGCGGTGAACGCGACGTCGAACACCTCCGCGTCGGCCGGCGTGAGCGTGAGGGCGTTCGTCACGAGCGTCGACGTCGGTGTGCGGGCGGAGACGGTCGCGGCGGGGAAGGGGGGCATCGGCGTCTTCCTTCGGAGCGTCATGCGAGCCGGATGGTGTTGGTCAGGACGCCGATGCCGGTGACCTCGGTCTCGACGACGTCGCCGTCGGCGAGCAGCGCGGGAGGCGTCATCCCGATGCCGACTCCGCCGGGAGTCCCGGTCAGGAGCACGTCGCCTGGCCTGAGCGTGGT is a window from the Xylanimonas ulmi genome containing:
- a CDS encoding acyl-CoA thioesterase — its product is MPPFPAATVSARTPTSTLVTNALTLTPADAEVFDVAFTATTGRCPWPKAYGGDMVAQALVAATRTVTDGKSIHSTHAYFLRPVDIGAQVRYEVELLRDGRGYSARHVRGFQHGKPVFVCLASFATAAPGGGFQPAMPPAPGPDSVSTSQAHLASRDAGAVRDDALTYWALGRGFDIRHAPDPVYLTADGRRTPHQAVWIRPFDALRPVDGLSQTQRDAAALAYVCDYTILEPVLRVLGLAWADEGLVTASLDHAMWFHRPATLGGWLLYTQEALSVADGRGSATGRFFTADGVHVATVVQEGMIRATAPAKGDQE